The Triticum dicoccoides isolate Atlit2015 ecotype Zavitan chromosome 6A, WEW_v2.0, whole genome shotgun sequence genome has a window encoding:
- the LOC119316444 gene encoding uncharacterized protein LOC119316444 produces the protein MVPVIDMDSFPVPPAEGTTYRKRNRVDRSKSRTRPDRGGATTGCRSAVLLTGQAAFAVRSCCLPASTVWAGTPPFRRSAIESCVQSAASPRRPRLCALPCSLLAQAVGALRRYLPAPHTRAMDKLSPVGNNCISSGTSSVSPRCFFARLISKHEASARWSGFGTMLIARVQGSREAVGSVVLCMLMVSWTRVEEAAELAWRAFITNYSATELVVAVFLVLWRQLSRPQDRDVISTLLADLRSMAFRLAPPLPPPPPEPD, from the exons ATGGTCCCCGTCATCGACATGGACTCTTTTCCCGTTCCGCCAGCCGAAGGCACCACCTATAGAAAAAGGAATCGAGTCGATCGATCCAAATCCCGGACCAGACCGGATCGCGGCGGTGCCACGACAGGTTGCCGGTCTGCAGTCCTCCTCACGGGACAAGCTGCGTTCGCGGTGCGCTCTTGCTGCTTGCCGGCTTCGACGGTGTGGGCCGGGACGCCGCCCTTCCGCAGATCCGCAATCGAGTCGTGCGTCCAATCTGCCGCCTCCCCTCGACGTCCACGGCTCTGTGCTCTTCCGTGTTCTCTCCTAGCGCAGGCTGTGGGGGCGCTACGCCGCTATCTGCCGGCTCCTCATACAAGAGCGATGGACAAACTGAGCCCTGTGGGAAACAATTGCATCAGCTCAGGGACGTCCAGCGTTTCTCCTCGATGTTTCTTTGCACGCCTCATCTCCAAGCATGAAGCCTCGGCGAGAT GGTCTGGTTTTGGTACTATGTTGATAGCAAGGGTGCAAGGCTCAAGGGAAGCAGTCGGTTCTGTAGTTCTTTGTATGCTTATGGTATCTTGGACGAGGG TTGAGGAAGCTGCTGAGTTAGCATGGCGGGCTTTTATCACAAACTATTCTGCGACAGAGCTAGTGGTGGCTGTGTTCCTGGTG CTCTGGCGGCAGCTTAGCCGCCCTCAGGACCGGGACGTCATCAGCACCCTCCTCGCCGACCTTCGATCGATGGCCTTCCGCTTGGCGCCCCCGCTTCCCCCGCCACCCCCGGAGCCCGACTAG